A window of the Terriglobia bacterium genome harbors these coding sequences:
- a CDS encoding acyl-CoA thioesterase, with protein MGVVYHSNFLIWFEVGRVEALRELGFNYKEMERKDGCYIAVVDARCRYKSPAFYDDEILVRTRIKNVRGSLIHFGYEIVRAGDGTPLAEGETTHIVTDEKMQKREMPGKYQKAFAACVGHE; from the coding sequence ATGGGCGTGGTGTACCACTCGAACTTCCTGATCTGGTTCGAGGTGGGACGGGTGGAGGCGCTGCGGGAGCTGGGATTCAACTACAAGGAGATGGAACGCAAGGACGGATGCTACATTGCCGTTGTGGATGCCCGCTGCCGTTACAAGTCGCCGGCGTTCTATGATGATGAGATCCTGGTCCGCACCAGGATCAAGAACGTGCGCGGATCGCTGATCCACTTCGGTTATGAGATCGTGCGCGCCGGGGACGGCACGCCGCTGGCCGAGGGTGAGACCACGCACATCGTCACCGACGAGAAGATGCAGAAGCGCGAGATGCCGGGGAAATACCAGAAGGCGTTCGCCGCCTGTGTGGGCCACGAATGA
- a CDS encoding DNA-3-methyladenine glycosylase: MKRAVAHLKQADPVLAGIIARVGPLKPQYAPPTFENLVRSIAYQQLNGKAAKTIFDRVNAAAGGAITPETILALSDEQLRACGLSRQKLSYIRDLAARTQAREIEFERLPEMSDDDVIEHLTRVKGIGLWSAQMFLMFALRRPDVMPATDFGVRMAIQKHWRKRKLPKPDFIHKLSRPWAPYRSLAAYYLWRSLDGKKD, encoded by the coding sequence ATGAAGCGAGCAGTCGCCCATCTGAAGCAAGCCGACCCCGTTCTCGCAGGGATCATCGCGCGCGTCGGACCGCTCAAGCCGCAGTACGCGCCTCCCACCTTCGAAAACCTCGTGCGCTCCATCGCCTACCAGCAGCTCAATGGCAAAGCGGCAAAGACGATCTTCGACCGCGTCAACGCCGCAGCCGGAGGCGCGATCACGCCGGAAACGATCCTGGCGCTCAGCGACGAGCAACTGCGCGCCTGCGGGCTCTCGCGGCAAAAGCTCAGCTACATCCGCGATCTGGCCGCGCGCACCCAGGCCCGCGAGATCGAGTTCGAGCGCCTGCCGGAGATGTCGGACGACGACGTCATCGAGCACCTGACGCGCGTGAAAGGCATCGGCCTGTGGTCGGCGCAGATGTTCCTGATGTTCGCCCTGCGCCGTCCCGACGTGATGCCCGCGACCGACTTCGGCGTGCGGATGGCCATCCAGAAGCACTGGCGCAAGCGCAAGCTCCCCAAGCCCGACTTCATACACAAGCTGTCGCGGCCATGGGCGCCGTACCGCTCGCTCGCCGCCTACTACCTGTGGAGGAGCTTGGACGGGAAGAAAGACTGA
- a CDS encoding hydroxymethylglutaryl-CoA lyase yields MAEGIKLIECPRDAWQGLKGQIPTEVKVQYLRALIGAGFKHIDAVSFVSPKAVPQMADSELVLEQLDPPDDVEIIGIVVNQKGVERAIGTEAVRTVGFPYSVSPTFLQRNQSQTPESALEELEKIQQMAGQVELETVVYISMAFGNPYGDLWNVDEVIEAVGLIADMDVTMISLADTVGLSTPEQIHELVEPVLRQFDHMEIGVHLHSRPAQAVAKVLAAYDSGVRRFDSAIGGLGGCPFAQDLMVGNIPTEKVIEAVSQREPGRPMVKPMDALIRMSADIGAKFAGTPH; encoded by the coding sequence ATGGCAGAAGGAATCAAACTGATCGAGTGCCCGCGCGACGCGTGGCAGGGGCTGAAGGGCCAGATCCCGACCGAGGTGAAGGTCCAGTACCTGCGCGCGCTGATCGGGGCTGGGTTCAAGCACATCGACGCAGTGTCGTTCGTGTCGCCCAAGGCGGTGCCGCAGATGGCCGACTCGGAGCTGGTGCTGGAGCAGCTCGATCCGCCGGACGACGTGGAGATCATCGGCATCGTGGTGAACCAGAAGGGTGTGGAGCGGGCCATTGGCACGGAGGCGGTGCGGACCGTGGGGTTCCCCTACTCGGTCTCTCCTACGTTCCTGCAACGCAACCAAAGTCAGACGCCGGAGAGCGCGCTCGAGGAACTGGAGAAGATCCAGCAGATGGCCGGCCAGGTGGAGTTGGAAACGGTGGTGTACATCTCGATGGCGTTCGGCAATCCGTACGGCGACCTGTGGAATGTGGACGAGGTGATCGAGGCGGTGGGGCTGATCGCGGACATGGACGTGACCATGATCTCGCTGGCCGACACGGTGGGCCTGTCCACCCCGGAGCAGATCCACGAGTTGGTGGAGCCGGTGCTGCGGCAGTTCGACCATATGGAGATCGGCGTACACCTGCACAGCCGTCCGGCGCAGGCGGTCGCCAAGGTGCTGGCGGCGTACGACAGCGGCGTCCGGCGGTTCGACTCGGCCATCGGCGGGCTGGGCGGATGCCCGTTCGCCCAGGACCTGATGGTGGGCAACATCCCGACGGAAAAAGTGATCGAGGCGGTGAGCCAGCGCGAACCGGGCAGGCCGATGGTGAAGCCGATGGATGCGTTGATCCGCATGTCGGCGGACATCGGGGCAAAGTTCGCGGGAACACCCCATTAG
- the hutH gene encoding histidine ammonia-lyase: MKALHLTGNDLTLEDLQEVVYERRPVLLAADARGAVERARGVVDDLIENNRVAYAITTGVGKLSDVHIAPEQNRELQVNLLRSHAAGVGEPLPEADVRGMMLLRANSLAKGFSGVRADVIDKLCELLNRGVHPVIPSQGSVGASGDLAPLAHLALVLIGEGEAFVARKPRRAADPAYRRVSGAQALKLADVKPIVLEAKEAISLINGTQAMLAVGALAVLAAETLVDSSDVIGALTLDSLCGSIRAFDPRIHKARPHSGQITTAENLTRMISGSQILESHKNCGRVQDAYSLRCMPQVHGAVRDTIDYCRRVFEIEMNSAVDNPLVFAAKDGSGEVISGGNFHGEPVAFALDFLGIALASLAGISERRIDRLVNPFLSEGLPPFLAADAGLNSGFMMAQVTAAALASENKVLAHPASVDSITTSGNKEDYVSMGMTAALKLKRILQNSTNVLAIEAMAAAQALDFKLPLKSSKKAQRAYDAIRAVCPTMQKDRVMAGDFGRIAEVIAAGKLAEVLR; this comes from the coding sequence ATGAAAGCACTTCATCTCACCGGAAACGACCTCACGCTGGAGGATCTGCAGGAAGTGGTGTACGAGCGGCGCCCCGTGCTGCTGGCGGCGGACGCGCGGGGGGCGGTGGAGCGCGCCCGTGGCGTGGTGGATGATCTGATCGAGAACAACCGGGTGGCATACGCCATCACCACCGGCGTGGGCAAGCTGAGCGACGTGCACATCGCGCCGGAGCAGAACCGCGAGCTGCAGGTGAACCTGTTGCGATCGCACGCGGCCGGCGTCGGCGAGCCGTTGCCCGAGGCCGATGTCCGCGGCATGATGCTGCTGCGCGCCAACTCGCTGGCCAAGGGCTTCTCCGGCGTGCGCGCCGACGTCATCGACAAGCTATGCGAACTACTGAACCGCGGCGTGCACCCGGTGATCCCGTCGCAGGGGTCGGTGGGAGCGAGCGGAGACCTGGCGCCGCTGGCGCACCTGGCGCTGGTGCTGATCGGCGAAGGCGAGGCGTTCGTCGCGCGTAAGCCGCGGCGGGCTGCGGATCCGGCGTACCGGCGCGTCTCCGGCGCGCAGGCGCTCAAATTGGCTGACGTCAAGCCGATCGTGCTGGAGGCCAAAGAGGCGATCTCGCTCATCAACGGCACGCAAGCCATGCTGGCCGTGGGCGCGCTGGCGGTGCTGGCAGCGGAAACGCTGGTGGACTCCTCCGACGTCATCGGCGCTCTGACCCTGGATTCGCTCTGCGGCAGCATCCGTGCCTTCGACCCGCGCATCCACAAGGCGCGCCCGCATTCCGGCCAGATCACGACTGCAGAGAACCTCACGCGGATGATCTCGGGAAGTCAGATCCTGGAGTCGCACAAGAACTGCGGCCGGGTGCAGGACGCCTATTCGCTGCGCTGCATGCCTCAGGTGCACGGCGCGGTCCGCGACACGATCGACTACTGCCGCCGCGTGTTCGAGATCGAGATGAACTCCGCGGTGGATAACCCGCTGGTCTTCGCTGCCAAGGATGGCAGCGGCGAGGTGATCTCCGGCGGGAACTTTCACGGCGAGCCGGTGGCGTTCGCGCTGGACTTCCTGGGGATCGCACTGGCGTCGCTGGCGGGGATCAGCGAGCGGCGCATCGACCGGCTGGTGAACCCGTTCCTCAGCGAGGGCCTGCCGCCGTTCCTGGCCGCCGACGCGGGGTTGAACTCGGGCTTCATGATGGCGCAGGTGACGGCGGCGGCGCTGGCCAGCGAGAACAAAGTGCTGGCGCACCCGGCATCTGTGGACTCCATCACGACGTCGGGCAACAAGGAAGACTACGTCTCGATGGGCATGACGGCGGCGCTGAAACTGAAGCGCATCCTCCAGAACTCCACCAACGTGCTGGCGATCGAAGCCATGGCGGCGGCGCAGGCGCTCGACTTCAAGTTGCCGCTCAAGAGCTCCAAGAAAGCGCAGCGGGCCTATGACGCCATTCGCGCCGTCTGCCCCACGATGCAGAAAGACCGGGTCATGGCGGGGGACTTTGGGCGCATCGCCGAAGTCATCGCCGCTGGCAAACTGGCAGAGGTGCTGCGTTAG
- a CDS encoding acyl-CoA carboxylase subunit beta, with amino-acid sequence MADRTQESVNNVLQTKVDATSPRFEKNMRAMAELVAQVRNEEQKICEGGGAKAIEAQHKKGRLTARERLALLLDPGCELFELGIYAAHGMYEDWGGAPAAGVVTGIGRIHGRQFMVIVNDATVKAGAFFPMTAKKVIRAQNIAIENHIPTIYLVDSAGVFLPLQEDVFPDTDDFGRVFRNNAVMSAMGIPQIAAIMGMCVAGGGYLPVMCDHILMTDGSGLFLAGPALVQAAIGQKSDPEELGGAAMHSQISGTIDYREPNDEACITRIRSLVEKMGDRPHGPFSRIAPEAPLYPDEELYGIFESDPARQYDTKEILARIVDGSRFDEYKPEYGETVLCGFARIGGFAVGIVANQKTHVHMLDKEGHKRIEFGGVIYTESAEKAARFIMDCNQNLVPLIFFHDVNGFMVGKHAEWSGIIKAGAKMVNAVSNSVVPKIAIIIGGSFGAGHYAMCGKAYDPRFLFAWPSAKYAVMAGASAAGTLVEIKVKQLEHGGKKLSDEEKKALYESVVATYGEQTDPRYGAARLWIDRIIDPMETREAIIQALEAANLNPEVREFKVGVLQT; translated from the coding sequence ATGGCCGACCGGACCCAGGAATCCGTGAACAACGTGCTGCAAACCAAGGTCGACGCCACCTCCCCGCGTTTCGAGAAGAACATGCGCGCGATGGCCGAACTGGTGGCGCAGGTGCGCAACGAGGAACAAAAGATTTGCGAGGGCGGCGGGGCAAAGGCCATCGAGGCACAGCACAAGAAGGGACGCCTGACCGCGCGCGAGCGCCTGGCGCTGCTGCTCGATCCCGGCTGCGAGCTGTTCGAGCTGGGCATCTACGCGGCCCACGGCATGTACGAAGACTGGGGCGGAGCGCCGGCGGCGGGCGTGGTCACCGGCATCGGGCGCATCCACGGGCGGCAGTTCATGGTCATCGTGAATGACGCGACAGTAAAAGCAGGCGCGTTCTTCCCCATGACCGCAAAGAAGGTCATCCGGGCGCAGAACATCGCCATCGAGAACCACATTCCCACGATCTATCTGGTGGATTCGGCGGGCGTGTTCCTGCCGCTGCAAGAAGACGTCTTCCCCGACACCGACGACTTTGGGCGCGTCTTCCGCAACAACGCGGTGATGAGTGCGATGGGGATCCCGCAGATCGCGGCCATCATGGGCATGTGCGTTGCCGGCGGCGGATATCTGCCGGTGATGTGCGACCACATCCTGATGACCGACGGCAGCGGGCTGTTCCTCGCGGGACCGGCGCTGGTGCAAGCCGCCATCGGACAGAAGAGCGACCCGGAGGAACTGGGCGGAGCGGCCATGCACTCGCAGATCTCGGGAACGATCGACTACCGCGAGCCCAACGACGAAGCGTGCATCACGCGCATCCGGTCGCTGGTGGAGAAGATGGGCGACCGCCCGCACGGTCCGTTCAGCCGCATCGCACCGGAGGCGCCGCTCTATCCGGACGAGGAGTTGTACGGGATCTTTGAGTCCGATCCCGCGCGGCAGTATGACACCAAGGAGATCCTGGCGCGCATCGTGGACGGCAGCCGCTTCGACGAATACAAGCCGGAGTACGGCGAGACGGTGCTGTGCGGGTTCGCGCGCATCGGCGGGTTCGCGGTGGGCATCGTCGCCAACCAGAAGACGCACGTCCATATGCTGGACAAGGAAGGCCACAAGCGCATCGAGTTCGGCGGCGTGATCTACACCGAGTCGGCGGAGAAGGCGGCGCGCTTCATCATGGACTGCAATCAGAACCTGGTGCCGCTCATCTTCTTCCACGATGTCAACGGGTTCATGGTGGGAAAGCACGCGGAGTGGAGCGGGATCATCAAGGCGGGCGCCAAGATGGTGAACGCCGTGTCCAACTCGGTGGTGCCGAAGATCGCCATCATCATCGGGGGGTCGTTCGGCGCGGGACACTACGCGATGTGCGGAAAGGCATACGATCCGCGATTCCTGTTCGCGTGGCCGAGCGCGAAGTACGCTGTGATGGCAGGTGCGTCGGCCGCCGGGACGCTGGTCGAGATCAAGGTCAAGCAGCTGGAGCACGGCGGCAAGAAGCTGAGCGACGAAGAGAAAAAGGCGCTGTACGAATCCGTGGTGGCGACTTACGGGGAGCAAACCGATCCGCGCTACGGGGCGGCGAGGCTGTGGATCGACAGGATCATCGATCCGATGGAGACGCGGGAGGCCATCATCCAGGCGCTGGAGGCGGCGAACCTGAATCCCGAGGTGCGGGAATTCAAGGTCGGGGTGCTGCAAACGTGA
- a CDS encoding enoyl-CoA hydratase/isomerase family protein, protein MELTTILYKEDAGVATITLNRPEKRNAVSFELVEDLMSALGEAERSSAQVVIITGAGKAFCAGLDLESLKQLVGRTHEQNVQDSATMARLFRRIYEFPKPTIAAVNGHAIAGGTGIATMCDFTLSVAEAKFGYTEVKIGFVPAIVSSILVWQVGHKIARDLLMTGRLFDAAEAHRYGLVNEILEPERLMPRAHELAAQLMENSPSSVRLTKKLINGFIARALDEQIAQAVEDNARIRTTADFREGISAFLEKRKPKWSGK, encoded by the coding sequence ATGGAATTGACAACGATTCTGTACAAAGAAGACGCGGGCGTCGCGACCATCACACTCAACCGCCCTGAAAAGCGGAATGCAGTCAGCTTCGAGCTGGTGGAAGACCTGATGAGCGCGCTGGGTGAGGCGGAGCGGTCGAGCGCGCAGGTGGTCATCATCACGGGCGCGGGCAAGGCGTTTTGCGCGGGGCTGGACCTCGAAAGCCTGAAGCAGCTCGTCGGGCGGACGCACGAGCAGAACGTTCAGGATTCCGCGACCATGGCCAGGCTGTTCCGCCGCATCTACGAGTTCCCCAAGCCGACCATCGCGGCGGTGAACGGGCACGCCATCGCAGGTGGAACGGGCATCGCGACCATGTGCGACTTCACGCTGTCGGTGGCCGAGGCCAAGTTCGGCTATACCGAAGTGAAGATCGGGTTCGTGCCGGCGATCGTGTCGTCGATCCTGGTGTGGCAGGTGGGGCACAAGATCGCGCGCGATTTGCTGATGACCGGGCGGCTGTTCGACGCCGCCGAGGCGCACCGCTACGGGCTGGTCAACGAGATCCTGGAGCCCGAGCGGCTGATGCCGCGGGCCCACGAACTCGCGGCGCAGTTGATGGAGAACTCGCCCTCCTCGGTGCGGCTGACCAAGAAGCTGATCAACGGTTTCATCGCGCGCGCGCTGGACGAGCAGATCGCCCAGGCTGTCGAGGACAACGCGCGCATCCGCACCACGGCAGATTTCCGCGAGGGCATCTCGGCCTTCCTGGAGAAGCGCAAGCCGAAGTGGAGCGGCAAGTGA
- a CDS encoding cobalamin B12-binding domain-containing protein: MAQEKKIRVLVAKPGLDGHDRGAKVIARALRDAGMEVIYTGLRQTPEMVVSAALQEDVDVIGLSILSGAHNAIVPRVHDLLQQNKMDDVLLLVGGIIPDQDMENLKKNGAAGIFQPGTPMDEIIEFIRKNVKPRSVPAAG; encoded by the coding sequence ATGGCTCAAGAAAAGAAGATCCGCGTGCTGGTGGCCAAACCCGGCCTCGACGGGCACGACCGCGGGGCAAAGGTGATTGCGCGCGCCCTGCGCGATGCCGGCATGGAGGTCATCTACACGGGCCTGCGCCAGACCCCGGAGATGGTGGTCAGTGCGGCGTTGCAAGAAGACGTGGACGTGATCGGGCTGTCGATCCTGTCGGGCGCGCACAACGCCATCGTGCCCCGCGTGCACGACCTGCTGCAGCAGAACAAGATGGACGACGTGCTCCTGCTGGTCGGCGGCATCATCCCCGATCAGGACATGGAGAACCTGAAAAAGAACGGCGCGGCCGGCATCTTCCAGCCGGGAACGCCGATGGACGAGATCATCGAGTTCATCCGCAAGAACGTGAAACCGCGCAGCGTCCCCGCCGCAGGATGA
- a CDS encoding enoyl-CoA hydratase/isomerase family protein, giving the protein MSGFAAEPASSATIIRLQSEDGTNRLTRACVLALTEAVRELARGAKPLLITGNEKFFSAGADLNEIVALDGPSAFAFAKMGQALMDEVDRFPAQVFAAVHGYCMGGGLDLALACDFRIAAPHAVFGHRGAALGLMTGWGGTQRLSRLVGKARALEMFIAAEKLHARQALAFGLVDAIADNPIAEALRRLS; this is encoded by the coding sequence ATGAGCGGATTCGCGGCCGAACCCGCTTCTTCAGCCACCATCATTCGCCTGCAGTCCGAGGACGGCACCAACCGCCTGACCCGCGCGTGCGTGCTGGCGCTGACCGAGGCTGTGCGGGAACTGGCGCGCGGGGCGAAGCCGCTGCTCATCACCGGCAATGAGAAGTTCTTCTCCGCGGGCGCGGACCTGAACGAGATCGTAGCGCTCGACGGCCCCTCCGCCTTCGCATTCGCCAAGATGGGCCAGGCACTGATGGACGAGGTGGACCGCTTCCCTGCACAGGTGTTTGCGGCAGTGCACGGCTACTGTATGGGAGGCGGGCTTGACCTTGCGCTGGCCTGCGACTTCCGCATCGCTGCGCCGCACGCGGTCTTCGGACATCGCGGGGCAGCGCTGGGGCTGATGACCGGATGGGGCGGGACGCAGCGCCTTTCCCGTCTGGTCGGAAAAGCGCGCGCGCTGGAGATGTTCATCGCGGCGGAAAAGCTGCACGCCAGGCAGGCGCTCGCGTTTGGGCTGGTGGACGCCATCGCCGACAATCCCATCGCAGAAGCCCTGCGCAGGCTTTCGTAG